The following coding sequences are from one Pelecanus crispus isolate bPelCri1 chromosome 15, bPelCri1.pri, whole genome shotgun sequence window:
- the HES4 gene encoding transcription factor HES-4 isoform X1, with protein sequence MPADTGMEKPTASPIAGAPASASHTPDKPRSASEHRKVNGGCRSGRSGGGGGAGWRRARGRAESSKPIMEKRRRARINESLGQLKTLILDALKKDSSRHSKLEKADILEMTVKHLRNLQRAQMTAALSADPTVLGKYRAGFNECMNEVTRFLSTCEGVNTDVRTRLLSHLSACLGQIVAMNYPPPPPAGQPAHLAQQPLHVQLPPAAAGAVPVPCKLNPAEALSPKVYGGFQLVPATDGQFAFLIPNPAFPPSSGPVIPLYANANVPVSAGGGSGNAAATPSASPVQGLTSFGGSIVPASQAGSPIGERSESVWRPW encoded by the exons ATGCCCGCCGACACGGGCATGGAGAAGCCGACCGCCTCGCCCATCGCGGGGGCGCCGGCCAGCGCCAGCCACACGCCGGACAAGCCGCGGAGCGCCAGCGAGCACCGGAAGGTAAATGGCGGGTGCCGGTCGgggcgcagcggcggcggcggcggcgctggaTGGCGGCGAGCCCGCGGCCGTGCTGAG TCCTCCAAGCCCATCATGGAGAAGCGGCGCCGGGCGCGCATCAACGAGAGCCTGGGGCAGCTGAAGACCCTCATCCTGGACGCGCTGAAGAAGGAC AGCTCCCGGCACTCCAAGCTGGAGAAGGCGGACATCCTGGAGATGACCGTCAAGCACCTGCGGAACCTGCAGCGGGCGCAGATGACCG cTGCGCTCAGCGCCGACCCCACCGTCCTCGGCAAGTACCGCGCCGGATTCAACGAGTGCATGAACGAGGTGACGCGGTTCCTGTCCACCTGCGAAGGGGTGAACACCGACGTGCGTACCCGCCTCCTCAGCCACCTCTCGGCTTGCCTGGGCCAGATCGTGGCCATGAACtacccgccgccaccgccggcCGGCCAGCCCGCGCATCTGGCGCAGCAGCCTCTGCACGTCCAGCTGCCCCCCGCAGCGGCCGGAGCCGTGCCCGTGCCCTGCAAACTGAACCCCGCCGAAGCCCTGTCCCCCAAGGTCTACGGGGGCTTCCAGCTCGTCCCTGCTACCGACGGCCAGTTTGCTTTTCTCATCCCGAACCCggccttccctcccagctccgGACCAGTTATTCCCCTGTATGCCAACGCCAACGTCCCGGTGTCCGCAGGCGGCGGCTCGGGGAACGCGGCTGCCACCCCCTCAGCATCCCCGGTGCAGGGGTTGACATCATTTGGTGGCAGCATTGTTCCAGCATCCCAGGCGGGAAGTCCCATCGGAGAGCGCAGTGAATCCGTGTGGAGGCCTTGGTGA
- the HES4 gene encoding transcription factor HES-4 isoform X2, translating into MPADTGMEKPTASPIAGAPASASHTPDKPRSASEHRKSSKPIMEKRRRARINESLGQLKTLILDALKKDSSRHSKLEKADILEMTVKHLRNLQRAQMTAALSADPTVLGKYRAGFNECMNEVTRFLSTCEGVNTDVRTRLLSHLSACLGQIVAMNYPPPPPAGQPAHLAQQPLHVQLPPAAAGAVPVPCKLNPAEALSPKVYGGFQLVPATDGQFAFLIPNPAFPPSSGPVIPLYANANVPVSAGGGSGNAAATPSASPVQGLTSFGGSIVPASQAGSPIGERSESVWRPW; encoded by the exons ATGCCCGCCGACACGGGCATGGAGAAGCCGACCGCCTCGCCCATCGCGGGGGCGCCGGCCAGCGCCAGCCACACGCCGGACAAGCCGCGGAGCGCCAGCGAGCACCGGAAG TCCTCCAAGCCCATCATGGAGAAGCGGCGCCGGGCGCGCATCAACGAGAGCCTGGGGCAGCTGAAGACCCTCATCCTGGACGCGCTGAAGAAGGAC AGCTCCCGGCACTCCAAGCTGGAGAAGGCGGACATCCTGGAGATGACCGTCAAGCACCTGCGGAACCTGCAGCGGGCGCAGATGACCG cTGCGCTCAGCGCCGACCCCACCGTCCTCGGCAAGTACCGCGCCGGATTCAACGAGTGCATGAACGAGGTGACGCGGTTCCTGTCCACCTGCGAAGGGGTGAACACCGACGTGCGTACCCGCCTCCTCAGCCACCTCTCGGCTTGCCTGGGCCAGATCGTGGCCATGAACtacccgccgccaccgccggcCGGCCAGCCCGCGCATCTGGCGCAGCAGCCTCTGCACGTCCAGCTGCCCCCCGCAGCGGCCGGAGCCGTGCCCGTGCCCTGCAAACTGAACCCCGCCGAAGCCCTGTCCCCCAAGGTCTACGGGGGCTTCCAGCTCGTCCCTGCTACCGACGGCCAGTTTGCTTTTCTCATCCCGAACCCggccttccctcccagctccgGACCAGTTATTCCCCTGTATGCCAACGCCAACGTCCCGGTGTCCGCAGGCGGCGGCTCGGGGAACGCGGCTGCCACCCCCTCAGCATCCCCGGTGCAGGGGTTGACATCATTTGGTGGCAGCATTGTTCCAGCATCCCAGGCGGGAAGTCCCATCGGAGAGCGCAGTGAATCCGTGTGGAGGCCTTGGTGA